AACAACACGGTCGTGCTGAAAGTCAGATGGTTTTTCCTGTGTCTGGTCATCATCCCTCCCCTAGAAGTGCGATTGGTATAGTCTATGAAACCTCAATGGATCAGGGAAACACAAGAGCCGGTATGAGCGGAATGGTTGGATGAAGAGAGGGGAACCTCGTTGATGGGGGCACGATGGCTTCCTGTGGTGAGCATTGTACTTCTCGTGGGAATTGGGGGATGGTATGCCATGATTCGAATGCCGAGCGAAAGTTTTCAAGGGCCGATTCCTCCGCTTTCAGCCGATGAACGAGTGCTGGAGCAGGAATTGCGGACGCATGTCTTGATGCTGGCAGGCGAGATTGGGGAGCGGAACGTGGATCAGTACGACAATCTCCAACGAGCGGCTGACTATATTCGAACGCATTTCCAGCAGTCGGGATATACCGTGCAGGCTCAATCCTTTGAGGCAGCCGGGAAGGTGTGTGACAATATCGAAGTGGAAGTTCGTGGGACGACCAAGCCGGAGGCCATCGTTCTGATCGGGGCTCATTATGATTCCGTGAAAGGCAGTCCTGGTGCCAATGACAACGGAAGCGGAGTGGCTGCCGTATTGGCGTTGGCCCGGAGGTTTGCCCAGGCCAATCCGTCAAAAACTCTGCGATTTGTCGCATTTGTCAATGAAGAACCCCCGTACTTTCAAACCCCGGAAATGGGCAGCTGGGTCTATGCCCGGCGTAGCCGGGAGCGGGGCGAGCAGATCACGCTCATGGTCAGCTTGGAAACCATCGGCTATTACTC
This DNA window, taken from Nitrospiraceae bacterium, encodes the following:
- a CDS encoding M28 family peptidase, producing MIRMPSESFQGPIPPLSADERVLEQELRTHVLMLAGEIGERNVDQYDNLQRAADYIRTHFQQSGYTVQAQSFEAAGKVCDNIEVEVRGTTKPEAIVLIGAHYDSVKGSPGANDNGSGVAAVLALARRFAQANPSKTLRFVAFVNEEPPYFQTPEMGSWVYARRSRERGEQITLMVSLETIGYYSEQPGSQQYPPPLGLLYPSTGNFVGFVSNVHNGAWVRNLIASFRRQAAFPSEGTAMWGGLPGIGWSDHWAFWEEGYPAIMVTDTALFRDPYYHTAHDTPGHIQYESFARVVSGLQGVIQDVANQP